agagtagcccaagagttggcggtgggtggtgatgactagctgtcttccctctagtcttatactagcgcaggtagccctcgtgtgctttgcacgaaattcaaaagcaaacaaacagtaaatgtgAAAGTAAGGTTGACAatgtaacttaatttttaactgtCATGTCTGACTTTGAATTTTTGTAATGAAAGACAGTTTTAAACCCtagttaaaaatatacaaactcGAACCActactgtcttccctctagtcttacactgctaaattagggtcggctagcgcagataaccctcgagtagctttgcgcgaaattcaagaaccaAACCATTTTGAAACTGCTTTCAAAACCTTTCAAGCGCCACTTAGATTGTAATTCAAGCTCAATGAAAATAGAATCCCAGGAAATATTTAACTGTCTTATTccattttcttcttgttttgtgAATGCTATTTGGACAAAAATAATTaagatttttagaaaaaaaagtatGAGTAAATTACGCGAGGAAAACATAATATGAACAGATTTCTCAAGGTACTATAAAGGTAGTACTTCTCTTCAGAGTTAAGCAACAATGGGCTGTCTACTGTGTCCACTgcggaaggcccggcatggccaggtgttacggcgcttgactcgtaatctgagatttGCGGGgtcaaatcccagtcgcaccaaacatgctcgccctttcagtcgtgggggcgtcagaatgtgacgatcaataccactattcgttggtaaaagagtagcccaagagttggcggtgagtagtaatgactacactggtaaattagggacgactaacgcaggtagccatcgtgtagcattgcacgaaattgaaaacaaatcaaaccactacgagaaatcgaactccggatttttgcgtccgtagatttaccgctgtcccaccgggagATAGACAAAAAGATATTGCAATCATAACTGATGCATTAGTACAAATAGAGGTACATCGGGTGTAGACAATTACTCCAACTTCCTAAATTAATAGCGTTTCATAGaactattagttatattttatctCTACAACTTTTCCTATCAACATCAGTAATATTACGTTATAAAAACTAACGAGTTTCATAGAAAGCTAAAGACATTTAATAATatctaaacatatttataaattattttctgagaTAAGGTTTCATTAATTAGATTGATCTATAGGAGCTTATAATATTCAGATTTTCCAAAACAAAAGTGAGGAAGTCATCCAAGATTTGTCAAAAATACAATAGTACAATAAGTCCAGTAACAGTTTAGTTATTCCGTTTTTTACCTCTTCGACGTTTACAGTAGCTGAAATGTTATTGAAGTGTTGTTTTACATTCTCTTACCTTATTGAAAGTCTGTGCTAGTGTATGtgaaattattattcaaattacggtaatgtaatattactttaatagaaACGATCAAGTTGTGAATATTCACGTCTATAAGCGTTTTCTCCTACTCTGTTTTCACTTTTAGTTCATTTGTGTGAAGCCTTATCTTCAACACTACATTAAGAAAAACACGAAAGAATTTATGTTTTGTaccatagaaatatatatttgtttcctcATGAGTCAACGCAACGACAAAAAATCGCTAACTTATAAAACCTACGAAGAGTCTATTGCGTTAGTTCTATACAACGTATAACATTTACATCAGTTCTGGTACATTATAATAAGGGCTAGATCTTTGGAATTGTCAGACATCGCTCGTTTCGGAAGATTGTTTGTCTCTCCAGCAATATCCTTCTCAATTCCCACTTCGCCTCGGGTTATGTTGTTGATAATGTTAGTTTAAACTACAAAACTTCTAACGCGTTTATATAGTTTTTTGTTAACCGTATAGTGGCATACattgaataaatatcaaaattcatCAATGAACAATGAACTGTGTTTATCTTCGCACTCATAGTACTCTATGGTCCACCTAAAGCAGTTATATTTCCACTTGCTCTGTAAAAAGTGGTACATGTACTTTGAATGTATTATTCATTCGAACACTTCCAAGTCCGAGTTTTCTTCGACTTACTGAACTTAAATTTTCAACccattataaaagtttatttctattttttcattttgttattttacgtTGTGACATAAACTAATAGTTAAGTTCTGCACAGCCTTTGCTTTGAAATAATAACATACATAATTAACTAGTAATAACAGTCAACTCTGAAGAGCTCGTGAAGACTAGTAATCCGAAGtgagaaaaacaattatttttttttcagaattgtcAAAAACAGAAGCTAGAACCATGCAGCACACGTTTTCCTTTTCGTACGTTATGTCAAGGAAAAACAACGTCTAACTgaagtttgatttttataatataaatacaggaattttttttttacaaaatatgtcaGTTAACGTAGAAAATTGTGATGTACTGAaaatcacttgaaataaaaatattaattataagtaaaatactgattattttaaacttaccctctattatatttatgtgttattaactgataaaactatttacagaaaaaacattattataatatatatttataaagtataaatactagatatttgtagtttaaaaatacacacatttttGCTCAATTGATACCTAAGTTCGATCGCTTAAAGGACTTTATTTTCAGTGAGGACAAACACAGAAGTCGAGCTCTTTCAAAGCTCCTCTTTGTTATATCAAAAATACCTTCTTCTGCGGAGACTATGTTTGAAATAATTCGGTTCTAAAAGCCACGTTATGACTACAATATTTAAATCTTTGTGTGAATAATTtcgtttgattatttttgttttcatattttgtaacatCGACGAGAAGGAAACACTGTTTAAATGTTGTAGTGAATTGAACACGTTTTCCGATTAtctaaatgttataaaacatggtcaaagagtataataatattatttgtatctGATAGGAATAGTCTCAGTTCTGTTAAATAAATGTCCCCCATGAGAATTTaaagctttttaaaaatatatcattcaaaATAACGGGATTTCTTACCAGTTGACAAAACTGCATTTTTGCTAATGACAAAATCGTGGCTCATAACAAATTACAATAGGGTTGAGGGGAAAAAGATAATATGCGTATATAAAATacgttacattttaattaataagacGTGGAGAGTTTGAGATATGACACTTGAAGATgagatacaaaaaatattttgaaagatgaCGGCAATGTTGGATGAGCAAAGACAAGGAAGGGAATTTAAAATGTGCTTAGAAAATCAAGGACAGGcacaagaaaataacaaatcTTCCAATAAAGGGTAAatcagaacaataaaaatataatatggtATAAACTGAGAAATAACTACAATCACAGGACACATGGAGCTTGGAATCACAAACATTAAGATACAATCACTTGTACAGATGATCGAAAAGTTTGTTTCAACATAAAGATTTTACTAACCATGCAGTAGATTGTTATTTCgccatttaacattatttttaaatagatcATACGAAGTGGTTTCTCCGGTTTTAACCTTTTGGTTTAATTACTTTTCCAAATATACAAAATCACTTTCCATCGTTTAAATTACAAacgaaaataaaattacagaaaataattgCCAAAAATAGTAACAATAGTGACAGGATTAaccaaaatgtattaaaaaaagtaTTCTGAATAATTAATGAACCACGAAAGTAAGCCAATTTATTAGTCTTCAGTCTAGTCGACCGTATATCCTAAATAATAATATACTCGTATTATCCTGAatagcttattttattttttcatagtgGTGTAAGGCAAATGTGTGAacctttaatataaataaaaataaaatatgcttaGTGTCAGGATcatgaaactattttataatagttaaactgttttacaaacaaGTTAAATAGGtgaaactattaacaaattttgTTACGGAGAGAGTGGTGCTTGTCTCACTTTGAGAATATTAAGTACATAAATGTTCAAAACTCACTAGCTAtaagtggtaagtctatggatttgtaacgctaaaatcaggtattCGATTATCCtaagtggacacagcagatagctcactgtgactttgctataagaaaaacaaacaaacacacactacaCACCAAGTTGTGTATTGGGTTTATACTAAGTTATTCAAGTATTTTTAGTtgaaaatcttttaattttttttaaaattatgattcaaaataTTTGACACATGAAAGAAACTATTAATGGTGTATTTTAACATTCAAACAAATGTGCAGATCGAGAAAATAATTATATGCTGCCATCTAACGACAAGTCAATGAAACAATGCTACTAAAAACTTATTTCATTATAACATACGCTTACAACGTTTAAGTAGGGGTTCAGTACTAGTGGTGGACAAAGTGAATGATGTGTCTTTGCGCTTCAACTTATACAACCAAACAAAATGttgtaaaaatcaaaattagttCAATACTATGagattctttattattaaacacgACAGAGCACGGCGTCGGATTAATGAAtcccaattttatatttatacaagtaataaataaacgttttgtaaatataaaataatacagcaaTAGCAGTgccaaaaacaatgcaaacaggAACACAGGGATGATAATCTATGTATGGCTGTATCATCCCTATTCTCTTGTTTTATACAgtgtaacataaaattttaatattttaagtcatGTATAGTTGATCTATATATAGTTGTATCATCCCTATGCTCTTGTTCTATACAGTGTAACATAACATTTTACGTCGTGTATAGATGATCTATGTATAGTTATATCATCACTTATTCTTGGttacattatttttgatattgtaacCCTTACATCATGTTAcagttacaaaatgtttttgttacttaaCTTGTGACGTTTTTCCCCTGATTGAAAGTTAGTGTATTctatgaatgtgtgtaataaaattgaatattatgtgtattgattattatttttttattacttcactTCACGCATCATATAAAGGTTGGCTCCCTATAAATGTCTATTGAatagtgtacaaagcactgaACGTTTTACacgttacagtcatctaatgttcatcttcTATTGGCTAGTAGTtcttgtttcaccctgtacttaagtttttaaaagccatatttctgtaagaaaactcactttcacaccaggattataattgttttattacgAGTAGTTACAGGCCTGATGAGAGAGGGGGTCAGGGGGGGCTACAATCCCGGAGCCCAGGGTCAATTAGGAGGCCCAAAGAAATATGGTataaagaataatgtattctcattttcataatatacttaaTGAAAAATCACTTTGCCTCAAAAAATACCTTTTacctaaaaaaatgtaaattctcaACACATTTGGTTTCCGTCCACCAGAAATACAAGCTCATGAATGCACCATGAATTTATGAAGACTTCAAAGAGAGCCCCAGTGACATAACTGTCCCCAGGGTCCGTCCTGCCTCTCCACAACCCTGAGTAGTTACTATGAATAAACGATAACGTCGTGCACTGCCCAGAAACACGTATAATATATTTAGGTTCACTGATGTTAGTGATAAATTACTTGTATAGTTATCCCAATTGAAACAGCAAGAAGATACATGAACTGAGTCATGGTTTCTTGCCTAGTTTTCTAGGTATGTTGGGTAGAGAAACATGAAAAAGAATggcaattatattttaaagcaaaacttTCTGTCACTGTTGATTTTTGACGTGCATATTTGTATTATGTCTATTGTGTACCTTTACCAccacaatatatattgtgtaccCACTAtatgatataatattatatatgtgtagATAGGTAGATATACATACTGTTCTGTTAGATTGTCGTCAGTTTGTGAACTTAAAGTAAAATGAACGTAATCTAAAAGTTCCTATGTATTAACATAAAACTCTCTTTCTGTTTGACCTTATAGCTACATTAATAATGTCATTTCCTAAAAAATAATCTGTTGCTATAATATTTGACTGCTTCCACCACAGATCTCTAAACCAACTCGTTAAATTACGATTAACATTGTCTGCTAGTCCTCTAAGACCCTTTGTTGGGTTGATTAAAATGGTGAAAATGTTCGGGGTAAGTTCTGCCATAGAAGACCAAGGTCTGTTAGGAAGGCTTTGACCGAACAGGTTATCAAAGTAGAACTTTAAATCTGAAACAGATCGTCGGTCTCCCCACATCTGTTGAATTCCAGGCCATAGGTAGTTATTTCGTGGCTTCATTTTATGGTTATAAGCAATTAAGAGGCGTTTATTGGTTTTCCATAAGAAACCAAGGGTAACATCTTTGCCATAATACCTAGGGATTAAGTAAgacttaaaattataaagaaggaTTTCAATAAGATGCTGATGCGCTTCTGGTTTACATCTAAATCCAAAAGCAAATCGGTGAAAATCCATTATTATAATTTCCGAAGTAGCATCGAGAAATCTCTTTACATCATTTAAAACGTTAGACAGAGGATTTCGAGTCCGAAAGAGGTCGTGATTAATCCAAAATTTCTCTTTGGTTCGGGGGTAATAACCCACGCGTATATCAAGATAACGAATACCATATGCAAGCTGGTTAAACACATTTTCTTCTTGGGTGTATTTATATCTTGTGATGATGTTGTCTTTCTTCTTTCCT
This genomic window from Tachypleus tridentatus isolate NWPU-2018 chromosome 10, ASM421037v1, whole genome shotgun sequence contains:
- the LOC143229548 gene encoding PI-PLC X domain-containing protein 1-like isoform X3; its protein translation is MKTFLTVSSLVSSLPSGDKVRFLELNWHGDFPQDNDLVALFDHDPTTEVGRPLEAVLPSLLRGNFYLTNFRLPYFDFTEDNITSKCLGFWAGYFRARRLVSSSCIKAEPFWMQENNKMFNSLRIHDLMIPGTHDSGSYRRYPGKKKDNIITRYKYTQEENVFNQLAYGIRYLDIRVGYYPRTKEKFWINHDLFRTRNPLSNVLNDVKRFLDATSEIIIMDFHRFAFGFRCKPEAHQHLIEILLYNFKSYLIPRYYGKDVTLGFLWKTNKRLLIAYNHKMKPRNNYLWPGIQQMWGDRRSVSDLKFYFDNLFGQSLPNRPWSSMAELTPNIFTILINPTKGLRGLADNVNRNLTSWFRDLWWKQSNIIATDYFLGNDIINVAIRSNRKRVLC
- the LOC143229548 gene encoding PI-PLC X domain-containing protein 1-like isoform X2 — protein: MENVTILFSAILSSLLLMALPQCTIRCSFAEDNWTQPFRFSDCNSILDGQMKTFLTVSSLVSSLPSGDKVRFLELNWHGDFPQDNDLVALFDHDPTTEVGRPLEAVLPSLLRGNFYLTNFRLPYFDFTEDNITSKCLGFWAGYFRARRLVSSSCIKAEPFWMQENNKMFNSLRIHDLMIPGTHDSGSYRRYPGKKKDNIITRYKYTQEENVFNQLAYGIRYLDIRVGYYPRTKEKFWINHDLFRTRNPLSNVLNDVKRFLDATSEIIIMDFHRFAFGFRCKPEAHQHLIEILLYNFKSYLIPRYYGKDVTLGFLWKTNKRLLIAYNHKMKPRNNYLWPGIQQMWGDRRSVSDLKFYFDNLFGQSLPNRPWSSMAELTPNIFTILINPTKGLRGLADNVNRNLTSWFRDLWWKQSNIIATDYFLGNDIINVAIRSNRKRVLC
- the LOC143229548 gene encoding PI-PLC X domain-containing protein 1-like isoform X1 encodes the protein MTPLSQMENVTILFSAILSSLLLMALPQCTIRCSFAEDNWTQPFRFSDCNSILDGQMKTFLTVSSLVSSLPSGDKVRFLELNWHGDFPQDNDLVALFDHDPTTEVGRPLEAVLPSLLRGNFYLTNFRLPYFDFTEDNITSKCLGFWAGYFRARRLVSSSCIKAEPFWMQENNKMFNSLRIHDLMIPGTHDSGSYRRYPGKKKDNIITRYKYTQEENVFNQLAYGIRYLDIRVGYYPRTKEKFWINHDLFRTRNPLSNVLNDVKRFLDATSEIIIMDFHRFAFGFRCKPEAHQHLIEILLYNFKSYLIPRYYGKDVTLGFLWKTNKRLLIAYNHKMKPRNNYLWPGIQQMWGDRRSVSDLKFYFDNLFGQSLPNRPWSSMAELTPNIFTILINPTKGLRGLADNVNRNLTSWFRDLWWKQSNIIATDYFLGNDIINVAIRSNRKRVLC